A single window of Cytobacillus dafuensis DNA harbors:
- a CDS encoding transporter substrate-binding domain-containing protein: MRRKLSFLIVMSLSMILLLAGCGTSKDSEKTGGAGESENGTFKVGLEAGYAPFNWTQMDEANGGVKIDGSAEYAGGYDVEIAKKIADGLGKELVIVKTEWDGLVPALTSGKIDAIIAGMSPTAERKKTIDFSDVYYKSNLVMVVKKGGKYDGATSIQDFNGAKVSAQLNTFHYSVIDQIDGVNKQPAMDNFPAMRVALESGVIDGYVSERPEGVSAESANENFKMIEFKDGFKTSDDDTAIAVGVAKGSDLTEEINKILAGISEDERTSIMDAAIKNQPAAN; encoded by the coding sequence ATGAGGAGAAAATTATCATTTTTAATAGTAATGTCTTTATCTATGATTTTACTTTTGGCAGGATGTGGTACAAGCAAGGATTCTGAAAAAACAGGTGGTGCAGGAGAGTCTGAAAATGGAACATTTAAAGTGGGGCTTGAAGCTGGATATGCTCCATTCAACTGGACACAAATGGATGAAGCAAATGGCGGCGTAAAAATTGACGGAAGTGCAGAATATGCAGGTGGATACGATGTAGAAATCGCAAAAAAAATCGCTGACGGTTTAGGAAAAGAATTAGTGATCGTGAAGACTGAGTGGGATGGCCTAGTCCCGGCTCTGACTTCTGGAAAAATTGACGCTATTATTGCAGGAATGTCGCCAACAGCTGAACGTAAAAAGACGATTGACTTTTCAGACGTCTACTATAAATCGAATTTAGTTATGGTTGTTAAAAAAGGCGGAAAATATGATGGAGCTACATCTATCCAAGATTTTAATGGTGCAAAAGTGTCTGCTCAATTAAATACTTTCCACTATTCAGTCATCGATCAAATTGACGGTGTGAACAAACAGCCTGCTATGGATAACTTCCCAGCAATGAGGGTTGCGCTTGAATCAGGAGTTATTGATGGATATGTATCTGAACGTCCAGAAGGAGTAAGTGCTGAATCTGCTAACGAAAACTTTAAGATGATTGAATTTAAAGATGGCTTTAAAACATCAGATGATGATACTGCAATTGCAGTAGGTGTTGCAAAGGGCAGTGACTTAACGGAAGAAATCAATAAAATCTTGGCAGGCATCTCTGAGGATGAACGTACAAGCATTATGGATGCTGCTATTAAAAATCAACCAGCAGCCAATTAA
- the qoxB gene encoding cytochrome aa3 quinol oxidase subunit I, which produces MDYFDRFAVPHTSPAIYASMVAIGLTVIAIIAGLTYFKKWGYLWREWLTTVDHKRIGIMYLISALLMLFRGGVDAIMMRAQLAVPENTLLDAQHYNEIFTTHGVVMIIFMAMPFIMAFMNFVVPLQIGARDVAFPRLNAISFWLFFTGAMLLNISFVIGGSPDAGWTSYFPLAGNEFSESVGTNYYMIALQISGLGTLMTGINFITTILKMRAPGMTLMKMPMFTWSALVTNAIIVFAFPVLTVALLMGTMDRLFATNFFTTGNGGMDMLWANFFWVWGHPEVYILILPAFGIYSEIISTFSRRNLYGYKSMVGSMVIISLLSFLVWTHHFFTMGQGALTNSIFSITTMAIAVPTGVKIFNWLFTLYKGKIVITTPMLYSLLFIPIFTIGGVTGVMLGMSAADYQYHNTMFLVAHFHMVIIPGVVFAMLAGLHYYWPKMFGYMLNEKIGKAGAWVISMSTLLAFMPMFFTGLDGQARRMYTYSESTGFGFLNMLSFIGALGLAIGFCLIVYNVYYSTRYASRDIGSDPWDARSLEWATHSPVPEYNFAITPQVNSSETFWDAKKNGHKLFTGEYEKIHMPNNTGVPFIMGCIFFAWGFSFVFGMWIPVIISTIGIFACMALRSFEKDHGRYISVNEIKKTETSRGA; this is translated from the coding sequence ATGGATTACTTTGATCGATTTGCCGTACCACATACAAGTCCTGCTATTTATGCATCGATGGTTGCCATTGGACTTACAGTTATCGCAATTATCGCTGGCTTGACCTATTTTAAAAAATGGGGCTATTTATGGCGTGAATGGTTAACAACAGTTGACCATAAACGTATTGGTATTATGTATTTAATATCTGCATTATTAATGCTATTCCGCGGTGGAGTAGATGCAATTATGATGCGTGCTCAACTAGCAGTGCCTGAAAACACGCTGTTAGATGCTCAGCACTATAATGAAATATTCACTACCCATGGAGTCGTTATGATTATCTTTATGGCCATGCCATTCATTATGGCCTTCATGAACTTCGTAGTTCCATTACAAATTGGAGCTCGTGATGTAGCGTTCCCGCGATTAAATGCAATTAGCTTCTGGTTATTCTTCACTGGAGCGATGTTGTTGAATATCTCTTTCGTCATTGGTGGTTCTCCAGATGCAGGTTGGACTTCTTATTTTCCACTTGCAGGAAATGAATTTAGTGAATCTGTAGGAACAAACTATTATATGATTGCTCTTCAGATTTCTGGTCTGGGTACATTAATGACAGGGATTAACTTTATAACTACTATTTTAAAAATGAGAGCACCAGGCATGACACTAATGAAAATGCCAATGTTCACATGGTCTGCTTTAGTTACGAACGCTATTATCGTTTTTGCTTTCCCTGTATTAACTGTAGCACTTCTTATGGGCACGATGGATCGTTTATTTGCTACAAACTTCTTTACTACAGGAAATGGCGGTATGGATATGCTTTGGGCGAACTTCTTCTGGGTTTGGGGACATCCTGAAGTGTACATCTTAATTCTGCCGGCATTTGGTATTTATAGTGAGATTATCTCAACCTTTTCACGCCGTAATCTATATGGTTATAAATCAATGGTCGGCTCAATGGTTATAATCTCTCTATTATCATTCTTAGTTTGGACACACCATTTCTTTACAATGGGTCAAGGGGCTCTAACGAATAGTATTTTCTCTATTACTACAATGGCGATTGCTGTTCCAACGGGAGTTAAAATATTCAACTGGTTATTTACACTTTATAAAGGTAAAATCGTTATTACCACTCCAATGCTTTATTCATTATTGTTCATTCCGATTTTCACAATCGGTGGGGTTACTGGGGTAATGCTTGGAATGTCAGCTGCCGACTACCAATACCATAATACGATGTTTTTAGTCGCTCACTTCCACATGGTTATTATTCCTGGTGTCGTGTTCGCTATGCTTGCTGGTCTCCATTACTACTGGCCAAAAATGTTTGGTTACATGTTGAATGAGAAAATTGGTAAAGCAGGGGCATGGGTTATCTCCATGAGCACTCTTTTAGCATTCATGCCAATGTTTTTCACTGGTTTAGATGGTCAAGCACGTCGTATGTACACTTACTCTGAATCAACTGGATTTGGATTTTTGAATATGCTTTCGTTCATTGGAGCACTTGGACTTGCTATAGGTTTCTGTTTAATCGTGTACAATGTTTACTACAGCACTCGTTACGCTTCAAGAGATATTGGTTCAGATCCGTGGGATGCACGTTCTCTTGAGTGGGCTACACATAGTCCAGTACCAGAATATAACTTTGCTATTACGCCTCAAGTTAATTCATCTGAAACATTTTGGGATGCTAAGAAAAATGGTCATAAACTATTCACAGGTGAATATGAAAAAATTCATATGCCAAATAACACCGGTGTTCCTTTCATTATGGGATGTATATTCTTTGCATGGGGATTCTCATTTGTATTCGGAATGTGGATTCCTGTCATCATATCAACAATTGGGATTTTTGCTTGTATGGCTCTTCGTTCCTTTGAGAAAGATCACGGTCGTTACATCTCTGTCAATGAAATTAAAAAAACTGAAACATCGCGAGGTGCTTAA
- a CDS encoding TRAP transporter permease — protein MSQHETLSQEEQQELLEKYDPEAGTRKLKGIMGKVVFIGLLSFSLFQLYTAVFGMLTAQLQRSIHLGFALALIFLLFPARKKDRGVKNKPAWYDYILSLASVAVGAYWPLMIDELVMRVGRLTTLDFIIGLMAIILVLEATRRAVGLPITIIAGLFIAYAVYGPYMPGFLAHRGLDLERLVQTMFYTTEGILGTPLGVSSTFIFLFLLFGSFLVKTGVGQYFNDLALSIAGKRIGGPAKVAIFSSALQGTISGSSVANVVTSGSFTIPMMKKLGYKKEFAGGVEAAASTGGQLMPPVMGAAAFLMVEFIGGITYWEIAKAAAIPALLYFTGIWIMTHFEAKRVGLSGLKDEEMPDRKEVLKNIYLLLPILGVIILLMSGMSVIRAALWSIVITIAVSAIRKETRISFKDAIDALVEGARTALGVASATAAAGIIVGVVTKTGLGLKLANGLLDLAGGALIPTLMLTMLAALVLGMGSPTTANYVITSTIAAPAIILLGVPDLPAHLFVFYFGIIADITPPVALAAFAAAGVSGGDPIKTGVSSAKLAIAAFIIPYMFVLSPELLMIDTNWYTLIWVVCTALAGMTAIGAGVIGYWFRKLVWYERILALAGGLLLIDPNGITDIIGIGLFVTVIALQFIFKRNNMTKQQQTAL, from the coding sequence GAACAACAGGAATTACTTGAAAAATATGACCCAGAAGCTGGAACGAGAAAACTCAAAGGAATAATGGGAAAGGTTGTTTTTATTGGTTTATTATCATTTTCTTTATTCCAGCTTTACACGGCTGTTTTTGGAATGCTTACTGCCCAGCTGCAAAGATCCATTCATTTAGGATTTGCACTGGCACTCATTTTCTTATTATTCCCTGCTAGAAAAAAAGATCGCGGTGTTAAGAATAAGCCAGCTTGGTATGATTATATACTTTCACTTGCATCTGTAGCAGTCGGAGCATACTGGCCGCTTATGATTGACGAGCTTGTTATGAGGGTCGGCAGACTAACGACTCTCGACTTTATTATTGGTTTAATGGCGATCATCCTCGTATTGGAAGCTACTCGCAGAGCAGTTGGCCTTCCGATAACAATTATTGCGGGTCTCTTTATAGCTTACGCAGTCTATGGACCTTATATGCCAGGCTTCCTAGCCCATCGTGGGTTAGATTTGGAAAGACTTGTGCAAACGATGTTTTATACGACAGAAGGGATTCTCGGTACGCCTTTAGGGGTATCTTCGACTTTTATTTTCTTATTCCTACTGTTTGGATCATTTCTTGTTAAAACTGGGGTTGGACAGTATTTCAATGACTTAGCCTTGTCAATAGCAGGAAAGAGAATCGGAGGACCTGCAAAAGTAGCTATTTTCTCCAGTGCTTTACAAGGAACAATAAGTGGAAGCTCTGTCGCAAACGTAGTTACATCAGGATCATTTACGATCCCAATGATGAAAAAGCTAGGCTATAAGAAAGAATTTGCTGGCGGCGTAGAGGCAGCAGCTTCAACGGGCGGACAGCTTATGCCTCCAGTAATGGGTGCTGCTGCATTCTTAATGGTAGAATTTATTGGCGGTATTACTTACTGGGAAATTGCAAAAGCTGCAGCAATTCCAGCATTGCTATATTTCACAGGTATTTGGATTATGACCCACTTTGAAGCGAAGCGAGTAGGGTTAAGTGGATTGAAAGACGAAGAAATGCCAGATCGTAAAGAAGTATTAAAGAATATTTACTTACTCTTACCGATTCTTGGTGTTATTATTCTACTAATGAGCGGAATGAGTGTTATTCGTGCTGCATTATGGTCGATTGTCATCACAATCGCAGTGAGTGCGATCCGAAAAGAAACACGAATCAGCTTTAAGGATGCTATTGACGCACTTGTAGAAGGTGCCCGTACTGCTCTAGGTGTAGCTTCAGCTACAGCAGCAGCTGGAATAATCGTTGGGGTAGTAACTAAAACAGGCTTAGGGTTAAAGCTTGCTAACGGCTTGCTTGATCTTGCCGGAGGTGCACTAATTCCAACATTAATGTTAACAATGTTAGCTGCTCTTGTTCTAGGAATGGGCTCACCTACAACAGCAAACTATGTTATTACATCAACGATTGCAGCACCAGCTATCATTCTATTAGGTGTTCCAGATCTACCTGCACATTTATTCGTATTCTACTTCGGTATCATTGCAGATATTACACCACCAGTTGCTTTAGCAGCATTTGCTGCCGCAGGGGTATCTGGGGGCGATCCGATAAAGACCGGGGTCAGCTCAGCGAAGCTAGCCATAGCAGCCTTTATCATTCCATATATGTTTGTCCTTTCTCCGGAACTATTAATGATTGATACAAATTGGTATACCTTAATTTGGGTGGTTTGTACAGCATTAGCCGGTATGACAGCGATTGGAGCAGGGGTAATCGGATATTGGTTTAGAAAACTAGTATGGTATGAGAGAATTCTCGCATTAGCTGGTGGACTTCTGTTAATTGATCCAAATGGAATTACAGATATTATCGGAATAGGTTTATTTGTCACTGTGATTGCTTTACAGTTTATTTTCAAGCGTAATAATATGACAAAGCAACAACAAACTGCTTTATAA
- the qoxA gene encoding cytochrome aa3 quinol oxidase subunit II translates to MRKKWSFLSIVFTIVTMLTGCEPLLVLDPKGPQAERQASDIMLSIGIMSIIVLAVFAILIIMLVKYRASKQRDDYEPPHIEGNIWIEVICVGIPVLIVAYLSFVSVQSNNIVESAPKGYEDKEPLIVYASTSNWKWHFSYPEENIETVNYLYIPTDRALEFKLYSYGPITSFWIPQLGGQKYAMSDMVNTLHLAADVPGEYMGRNANFSGKGFAENTFNVKAMPESEFDDWVDEVKKTAEPLTEEKFDELLKPGHVGQSTYTGTHLEFMPPPEGENGGHNHGSSNSEKSADDSHEEHSNHQHH, encoded by the coding sequence ATGAGAAAAAAATGGTCTTTTTTATCAATAGTTTTCACTATTGTCACTATGTTAACAGGATGCGAACCGCTATTGGTTTTGGATCCTAAAGGGCCCCAAGCTGAAAGGCAAGCAAGTGACATCATGTTATCGATTGGAATTATGTCGATAATTGTCCTAGCTGTCTTCGCTATTTTAATTATTATGCTAGTAAAATATCGTGCTTCAAAGCAAAGAGATGATTATGAACCACCTCACATTGAAGGAAATATATGGATTGAAGTCATTTGTGTGGGGATTCCCGTTTTAATAGTCGCTTACCTTTCCTTTGTTTCCGTTCAAAGTAACAATATCGTTGAGTCAGCACCGAAAGGGTATGAAGATAAAGAGCCATTAATTGTATATGCTTCAACATCTAATTGGAAGTGGCATTTTAGTTACCCTGAAGAGAATATCGAAACAGTTAATTACTTGTATATTCCTACAGATCGAGCACTTGAATTTAAACTCTATTCATACGGCCCAATCACGAGCTTCTGGATTCCTCAGCTTGGTGGACAAAAATACGCAATGTCTGACATGGTCAATACATTACATTTAGCAGCTGATGTTCCAGGTGAATATATGGGACGAAATGCCAACTTTAGTGGAAAAGGATTTGCTGAAAATACCTTCAATGTCAAAGCGATGCCTGAAAGTGAATTTGATGATTGGGTAGATGAAGTGAAGAAAACAGCGGAACCTCTTACTGAAGAGAAATTCGATGAATTATTAAAACCAGGTCATGTTGGGCAGTCCACATACACTGGAACTCACTTAGAATTCATGCCTCCTCCAGAAGGTGAAAATGGTGGACATAATCACGGATCATCTAATTCAGAAAAATCTGCAGATGATTCACATGAAGAACATTCTAATCACCAACATCATTAG
- a CDS encoding amino acid ABC transporter ATP-binding protein, with protein sequence MEVVIEIQHLNKAFGTHEVLKDINFSVNKGEVVCIIGSSGSGKSTLLRCVNLLEKPSGGQIIYNGENILDNKHDISAYRTKLGMVFQQFNLFNNHNVLKNCTVGQMKVLKRSRQEAEKVAMKYLKVVGMDQYVNAKPKQLSGGQKQRVAIARALSMEPDVMLFDEPTSALDPEMVGEVLKVMKELADSGLTMLIVTHEMGFAKEVSDRVVFMDKGVIAEEGSPEQIFNQPTQERTREFLKRTLN encoded by the coding sequence ATGGAAGTAGTTATTGAAATTCAACATTTAAATAAAGCTTTTGGTACGCATGAAGTGTTGAAGGACATTAATTTTTCGGTAAATAAGGGCGAGGTTGTCTGTATCATCGGCTCTTCAGGGTCAGGGAAATCAACTCTTCTGCGATGTGTAAATTTATTAGAAAAACCGAGCGGCGGCCAAATCATTTATAACGGAGAAAATATTTTGGATAATAAGCATGACATCTCCGCGTACCGTACAAAGTTAGGAATGGTGTTCCAACAATTTAATTTATTTAATAACCACAATGTTTTAAAGAATTGTACCGTCGGCCAAATGAAAGTACTAAAGCGTTCCCGCCAAGAAGCAGAAAAAGTCGCGATGAAATATTTGAAAGTTGTTGGAATGGATCAATATGTGAACGCAAAGCCAAAGCAATTATCAGGTGGACAGAAGCAGCGTGTCGCTATTGCACGTGCACTTTCCATGGAACCAGATGTTATGCTGTTCGACGAACCAACATCTGCCCTAGATCCTGAGATGGTAGGAGAAGTTCTGAAGGTCATGAAGGAACTTGCAGATAGCGGTCTCACGATGTTAATCGTCACCCACGAAATGGGGTTTGCTAAGGAAGTATCGGATCGTGTTGTCTTTATGGACAAGGGCGTAATTGCCGAGGAAGGTAGCCCAGAGCAAATCTTTAATCAGCCGACCCAGGAACGTACAAGGGAGTTTTTGAAGAGGACATTGAATTAG
- the qoxD gene encoding cytochrome aa3 quinol oxidase subunit IV, whose amino-acid sequence MSELFPFKQVMGFVFSLILTAVALMVYFLDMPFTTGMTVLLITAFIQAALQLVVFMHAGETGDRGSIYTNLYYAIFIALATVFGTLLTMIWGYI is encoded by the coding sequence ATGAGTGAATTATTCCCGTTTAAACAAGTTATGGGTTTTGTATTTTCACTAATCCTTACAGCAGTAGCTCTTATGGTTTACTTCTTAGACATGCCATTCACAACAGGCATGACGGTTCTTCTAATTACAGCATTTATACAAGCGGCTCTACAACTAGTTGTATTTATGCACGCTGGGGAAACTGGAGATAGAGGGTCAATCTACACGAACCTATATTACGCCATTTTCATAGCACTAGCTACCGTTTTTGGTACACTGCTTACTATGATTTGGGGTTATATTTAA
- a CDS encoding amino acid ABC transporter permease has protein sequence MSFEWVVEIITNNWPMFLRGAGVTLLIAMVGTILGFIIGLLIGVIRTIPTPDSGAKRIFLKVINAILSIYIEIFRGTPMIVQAMVIYYGSALAFGFDMDRLNAAFLIVSINTGAYMSEIIRGGILSIDKGQYEAAQAIGMNHFQTMKNVVLPQAIRNILPATGNEFVINIKDTSVLNVISVSELFFQTKSIAGNNFRYFESFFVACILYFIMTFTVTRILRYIEKRIDGPENYTMYANQMQVETPEDLLRKKNNH, from the coding sequence ATGAGTTTTGAGTGGGTAGTTGAAATCATTACAAATAATTGGCCAATGTTCCTTCGTGGTGCTGGTGTAACGCTTTTAATTGCAATGGTTGGTACGATATTAGGCTTTATCATCGGTTTATTAATTGGCGTAATCCGAACCATTCCTACACCAGATAGTGGGGCAAAGAGAATCTTTCTTAAAGTGATTAATGCAATACTTTCTATTTATATCGAAATATTCCGTGGAACTCCTATGATTGTCCAAGCAATGGTTATTTATTATGGGTCTGCTTTAGCTTTCGGTTTTGATATGGATCGATTAAACGCTGCATTCCTAATCGTATCAATTAATACAGGGGCATATATGTCAGAAATCATCCGAGGTGGTATTCTTTCTATTGATAAAGGACAATATGAAGCAGCACAAGCAATAGGGATGAACCATTTTCAAACGATGAAGAATGTTGTCTTGCCACAAGCCATCCGAAATATTTTACCAGCAACAGGCAATGAATTCGTTATCAATATAAAGGATACTTCAGTGCTTAATGTCATTTCGGTCTCTGAATTATTTTTCCAAACAAAATCAATCGCAGGTAACAACTTCAGATATTTCGAATCATTTTTCGTAGCATGTATTCTTTACTTTATAATGACCTTTACGGTAACAAGAATTCTGCGTTACATCGAAAAGAGAATAGATGGACCGGAGAATTACACGATGTATGCCAATCAAATGCAAGTAGAGACACCGGAGGACTTGCTGCGAAAAAAGAATAATCATTAG
- a CDS encoding ATP-binding cassette domain-containing protein: MNIFEANVAGKQMNGNLLLQDISISVKQGERIAIIGHNGSGKSSLLKLIGGIFEQSSGEIKRANIKTAYVPEHFPENICFKMQEYLLLMGKMSGSQGDELSKQITAYAKSFEIEEFLHTPLKNCSKGTKQKAGIIQALLMDPELLLLDEPLTGLDEQAQLELLNQLESKRGNNTIIFTVHESMLIDRLADRVLMIKNGRIVDDSVMTKKEKIMVIKAVISNQIQVSGLPCISFEWIEENIIEMMVLAEESNKLLKKLLEQDFLILELREKR; the protein is encoded by the coding sequence ATGAATATATTTGAAGCAAATGTTGCAGGGAAACAAATGAATGGAAACTTATTATTACAAGATATTTCAATAAGTGTTAAACAAGGGGAAAGGATTGCCATTATCGGTCATAACGGGTCGGGAAAAAGCAGCCTTTTAAAGCTCATTGGAGGAATCTTTGAGCAATCTAGTGGCGAAATAAAACGAGCGAACATTAAAACAGCCTATGTGCCAGAGCACTTCCCGGAAAATATCTGTTTTAAAATGCAGGAATATTTATTATTAATGGGAAAAATGTCTGGAAGTCAAGGCGATGAGTTGTCGAAACAAATCACAGCCTATGCGAAAAGTTTTGAGATTGAAGAATTCTTACATACACCTTTAAAAAATTGCTCAAAAGGAACAAAGCAGAAAGCTGGTATTATTCAGGCTTTGCTTATGGACCCAGAATTATTATTACTGGACGAGCCGTTGACGGGATTAGATGAGCAGGCACAGCTGGAATTGCTAAATCAGTTAGAGTCAAAGAGGGGAAATAATACGATTATTTTTACAGTTCACGAATCCATGCTAATTGATCGGTTAGCGGACCGAGTGCTAATGATTAAGAATGGTAGAATTGTTGATGATAGTGTGATGACTAAAAAAGAAAAAATAATGGTTATAAAAGCGGTGATCTCTAATCAAATACAAGTCTCCGGACTACCTTGTATTAGTTTTGAATGGATTGAAGAGAACATTATTGAAATGATGGTTCTGGCCGAGGAATCAAATAAATTACTAAAAAAGCTCCTAGAGCAAGATTTTCTCATTTTAGAGTTAAGAGAGAAGAGGTAG
- the pdxR gene encoding MocR-like pyridoxine biosynthesis transcription factor PdxR, which produces MDWKPDRKAKKAIYKQLAEYIENGIADGTFPPDKPLPSERYLAKELNINRSTVVAAYDELESNGLVQRTRGSGTTISKDIWGITRKRIPSWNRYIKAGSFLPNLPVTQKIRKEMVEHKLIDLASGELSEDLFPLDSLRKITSTRSFIGSLGYDHPQGNVVLRETITKHVKQFRRIDTNPSSILITSGAQQALHLVVQCLLKPGDAIAIEEPSYHYNLPIFKSAGLKIYYLPVDKDGINPNDLVSLHKKHRIRMIFLNPIFQNPTGALLHKNRRKTVLEISSEYGIPVVEDDPYSLTSFSGEEISTLKSMDLNGNVLYISSLSKIVASGLRIGWIIGPRPVIERLSDAKQQIDFGHASFTQWISNDFLESEEFHFHIKKLVKQLEKRRDQIVKSLRFYLKDQVDFYIPQGGIHIWCKLNKDFNEVQLLEESIKRGVIYVPGTTMGSKKGFVRFTFARENEESINEGIKRFTEALNAVNNNYLIGGS; this is translated from the coding sequence ATGGACTGGAAACCAGATCGAAAAGCGAAAAAAGCTATATATAAACAGCTTGCAGAATATATCGAAAATGGCATAGCAGATGGTACTTTTCCACCTGATAAACCATTACCTTCTGAAAGATACTTAGCTAAAGAGCTTAACATCAATAGAAGCACAGTTGTTGCCGCGTATGACGAGTTGGAATCCAATGGGCTCGTACAAAGAACTAGAGGAAGCGGTACGACCATTAGCAAAGATATATGGGGAATTACGAGGAAACGTATACCGAGCTGGAACAGGTATATTAAGGCTGGATCCTTTTTGCCCAATTTACCTGTTACACAAAAAATTCGCAAAGAAATGGTAGAGCATAAACTGATTGATTTAGCAAGCGGGGAATTATCGGAGGATCTTTTTCCATTGGATTCCTTAAGAAAGATTACTTCTACTAGGTCTTTTATTGGAAGCTTAGGATATGACCATCCACAAGGAAATGTAGTATTAAGAGAGACCATTACAAAACACGTTAAACAATTTCGAAGAATTGATACAAATCCTTCATCAATACTTATTACATCGGGAGCCCAACAAGCCTTACATTTAGTCGTTCAATGTCTGTTAAAACCGGGAGATGCAATTGCTATTGAAGAGCCATCCTACCATTATAATCTCCCTATATTTAAATCGGCAGGGCTCAAAATATATTATTTACCAGTAGATAAAGATGGAATAAACCCTAATGATTTGGTGTCATTACATAAAAAACATCGAATTCGGATGATATTTTTAAATCCGATTTTTCAAAATCCAACAGGAGCTTTACTTCACAAAAATCGGCGGAAAACAGTTTTGGAAATATCTTCTGAATATGGGATTCCTGTTGTTGAAGATGATCCATATAGTTTAACGTCCTTTTCAGGAGAAGAGATCTCAACTCTAAAATCAATGGATCTCAACGGAAATGTTTTATATATTAGCTCTTTATCGAAAATCGTTGCTTCAGGGCTGCGAATTGGTTGGATAATTGGACCAAGACCAGTTATTGAAAGATTATCCGATGCGAAACAGCAAATAGATTTCGGGCATGCTAGCTTTACTCAATGGATTTCTAATGATTTTTTGGAATCGGAAGAATTTCATTTTCATATCAAGAAATTAGTCAAACAGTTAGAGAAGCGAAGGGATCAAATTGTCAAGAGCCTTAGATTTTATTTAAAGGATCAAGTTGACTTTTATATACCGCAGGGTGGAATCCATATTTGGTGCAAGTTGAATAAAGATTTTAATGAAGTACAATTGCTGGAAGAGTCAATCAAAAGAGGGGTTATCTATGTACCCGGAACTACAATGGGATCCAAAAAGGGATTCGTCCGCTTTACCTTTGCAAGGGAAAATGAAGAATCTATAAATGAAGGAATAAAGAGGTTTACCGAAGCACTTAATGCAGTAAATAATAATTATTTAATCGGAGGATCATGA
- a CDS encoding cytochrome (ubi)quinol oxidase subunit III produces MKIDNSLPLEYSTGQNQINILGFWIFLGAEIMLFGTLFAAYFTLVNRTGSGPSGADIFEIAPVLIETFVLLTSSFTIGLAIHAMRLGKKKAMLAFFGITLLLGLGFLSVEIFEFNHFYHVGAGLQTSAFTAILLTTLGTHGAHVTFGLFWGLSIVLQVRKRGLTPETANKSFIFSLYWHFLDVVWIFIFSFIYMKGLM; encoded by the coding sequence ATGAAAATAGATAACTCGCTGCCTCTTGAGTATAGTACAGGGCAAAACCAAATAAATATTTTAGGATTCTGGATTTTTCTTGGTGCCGAAATTATGCTTTTTGGTACCCTTTTCGCCGCATATTTCACATTAGTCAATCGTACAGGTAGCGGTCCTTCTGGAGCAGATATTTTTGAAATAGCGCCAGTACTGATTGAAACATTTGTACTTTTAACTAGTAGTTTTACGATTGGATTAGCAATCCATGCTATGCGTCTCGGTAAAAAGAAGGCCATGCTGGCGTTTTTTGGGATTACCCTTCTTCTTGGTCTAGGATTCTTAAGCGTCGAGATTTTCGAGTTTAATCACTTTTATCACGTAGGTGCAGGACTACAAACTAGTGCATTTACAGCGATCCTATTAACAACATTAGGGACTCATGGAGCGCACGTTACATTTGGTTTATTTTGGGGATTATCCATCGTCCTTCAAGTTAGAAAGCGTGGATTGACTCCTGAAACTGCCAATAAATCTTTCATTTTCTCACTTTATTGGCATTTCCTAGACGTTGTTTGGATCTTCATTTTCAGCTTCATCTACATGAAAGGACTGATGTAA